From a region of the Streptacidiphilus albus JL83 genome:
- a CDS encoding tRNA adenosine deaminase-associated protein, with product MSGTELDDVETLADLADLAREAATDEETVLVLIEQEDVWFSVIRVDGEEDPRIFVSDAAAASRSAYGEILLTDELLGRGSDDDLDDLVVELDEDSDDEDDDEDEDALAGDLDGVPNGPLGDAGLLIEYGVGAKELMDMSVEGAIPGDALSEIADALGCSEVLEAVR from the coding sequence GTGAGCGGGACCGAGCTTGATGACGTCGAGACCCTCGCCGATCTGGCCGATCTGGCGCGAGAGGCCGCGACGGACGAAGAGACCGTCCTGGTCCTCATCGAGCAGGAGGACGTCTGGTTCTCCGTCATCCGCGTGGACGGCGAGGAGGACCCGAGGATCTTCGTCTCCGACGCCGCCGCTGCCTCGCGGAGCGCGTACGGGGAGATCCTCCTCACCGACGAGCTGCTCGGTCGGGGGTCGGACGACGACCTCGACGACCTGGTGGTCGAGCTGGACGAGGACAGTGATGACGAGGACGACGACGAGGACGAGGACGCCCTGGCCGGCGACCTCGACGGGGTGCCGAACGGGCCGCTCGGCGATGCCGGGCTGCTGATCGAGTACGGCGTCGGCGCCAAGGAGCTGATGGACATGAGCGTCGAGGGTGCGATCCCCGGCGACGCGCTGTCCGAGATCGCGGATGCGCTGGGCTGCAGCGAGGTGCTGGAGGCCGTCCGCTAG
- a CDS encoding LytR C-terminal domain-containing protein → MLTPPGLKGKQYRITGTAYPRLRRPHQRRRRILIAIAGVLTLSVLAWGTVQLVGIFGGGRRTTAAGTAGCVHTASGDAADSVSAPSGRASAATRTSASAGASAGAGASAGAKGAAAAGTGPGAGITVNVYNATNQVGLAGRTAALLKQRGFTIGTVGNAPAPLQSKIAGPAQVTGGAAGAKAMLVLGSEVTGAKPVTDTRKDGSVDLVIGNTFTALATPAQAAQALTLATKPTPAATARC, encoded by the coding sequence ATGTTGACTCCCCCTGGCCTCAAGGGAAAGCAGTACCGCATCACCGGTACTGCTTATCCCCGGCTACGTCGTCCGCACCAGCGCCGTCGGCGCATCCTGATCGCCATCGCCGGAGTGCTCACGCTCTCGGTCCTGGCCTGGGGCACCGTGCAGCTCGTCGGCATCTTCGGCGGCGGGCGACGGACCACCGCCGCCGGTACCGCCGGCTGCGTGCACACGGCCTCCGGCGATGCCGCCGACAGCGTCTCCGCGCCGTCCGGCAGGGCATCCGCGGCCACTCGGACTTCAGCCTCCGCCGGGGCTTCGGCGGGGGCTGGGGCCTCCGCCGGGGCCAAGGGCGCGGCGGCTGCGGGCACCGGCCCGGGCGCCGGGATCACCGTCAACGTCTACAACGCGACCAACCAGGTGGGCCTGGCCGGACGCACCGCCGCCCTGCTGAAGCAGCGTGGCTTCACCATCGGCACGGTGGGCAACGCCCCGGCGCCGCTGCAGAGCAAGATCGCCGGACCGGCGCAGGTCACCGGCGGGGCGGCCGGCGCCAAGGCCATGCTGGTCCTCGGCTCCGAGGTGACCGGGGCCAAACCGGTGACCGACACGCGCAAGGACGGCTCGGTCGACCTGGTGATCGGCAACACCTTCACCGCCCTGGCCACCCCGGCCCAGGCCGCGCAGGCGCTGACGCTGGCGACCAAGCCGACCCCCGCGGCCACCGCGCGCTGCTGA
- a CDS encoding magnesium transporter CorA family protein — MARTRLYRDGVLSAENFSCQEISTHLGEAGAMVWLDLCAPTAADFDMIREEFGLHELAVEDAGHEHQRPKLDRYRDHLFMSAYAVCSDQSANNLDTVELSVFVTANALITVRTDDRFTMDGVVDRWDNSPDLAKQGVGFLLHGLLDFLVDGHFAAVQELDERIEELEELLFEDGRTEAQALQRQTYELRKNLVRLRRVVLPMREVVNSLLRRDLHLVTEPLMPYYQDVYDHVLRATEWTESLRDLVTSVMETHLTVQGNRMNMIMKKVTSWASIIAVPTAVTGFYGQNVPFPGFGGHTGFYTSSALMIVLSVVLYLTFRHKDWI; from the coding sequence ATGGCTCGAACCCGGCTGTACCGCGACGGCGTCCTCTCCGCCGAGAACTTCTCCTGCCAGGAGATATCGACCCACCTCGGCGAAGCCGGCGCCATGGTGTGGCTGGATCTGTGCGCTCCCACCGCCGCCGACTTCGACATGATCCGCGAGGAGTTCGGGCTGCACGAGCTCGCCGTCGAGGACGCCGGCCACGAGCACCAGCGCCCCAAGCTGGACCGCTACCGCGACCACCTCTTCATGAGCGCCTACGCGGTCTGCTCCGACCAGTCCGCCAACAACCTCGACACCGTCGAGCTCTCGGTCTTCGTCACCGCCAACGCCCTGATCACCGTCCGCACCGACGACCGCTTCACCATGGACGGCGTGGTCGACCGCTGGGACAACTCCCCCGACCTGGCCAAGCAGGGCGTCGGCTTCCTGCTCCACGGCCTGCTCGACTTCCTGGTGGACGGTCACTTCGCCGCCGTCCAGGAACTCGACGAGCGGATCGAGGAGTTGGAGGAACTGCTGTTCGAGGACGGCCGGACCGAGGCGCAGGCCCTCCAGCGGCAGACCTACGAGCTGCGGAAGAACCTGGTGCGGCTGCGCCGGGTGGTGCTGCCGATGCGCGAGGTCGTCAACTCCCTGCTCCGGCGCGACCTGCACCTGGTCACCGAACCGCTGATGCCCTACTACCAGGACGTCTACGACCACGTCCTGCGTGCCACCGAGTGGACCGAGTCGCTGCGCGACCTGGTCACCTCGGTGATGGAGACCCATCTGACGGTCCAGGGCAACCGGATGAACATGATCATGAAGAAGGTCACCAGCTGGGCCTCGATCATCGCCGTGCCCACCGCCGTCACCGGTTTCTACGGCCAGAACGTCCCCTTCCCCGGCTTCGGCGGCCACACCGGCTTCTACACCTCCAGCGCCCTGATGATCGTCCTGTCGGTGGTGCTCTACCTGACCTTCCGCCACAAGGACTGGATCTGA
- a CDS encoding type II toxin-antitoxin system VapB family antitoxin, producing the protein MIFKRIGNARPYPDHGRVSTRQWADVAPRPVRLDQLVTTKGQLDLETLLAEDSTFYGDLFAHVVKWRGDLYLEDGLHRAVRAALQQRQVLHARVLEMD; encoded by the coding sequence GTGATCTTCAAGCGTATCGGTAACGCGCGACCCTACCCGGATCACGGCCGGGTCAGCACCCGACAGTGGGCGGACGTGGCCCCGCGGCCCGTGCGTCTGGACCAGCTCGTCACCACCAAGGGACAGCTCGACCTGGAGACCCTGCTCGCCGAGGACTCCACCTTCTACGGCGACCTCTTCGCGCATGTCGTGAAGTGGCGGGGCGACCTCTACCTGGAGGACGGGCTGCACCGGGCGGTCCGCGCCGCCCTGCAACAGCGTCAGGTGCTGCACGCGCGCGTGCTGGAGATGGACTGA
- a CDS encoding nucleotidyl transferase AbiEii/AbiGii toxin family protein: protein MPNPTRDTQSGRVYNDLRNLARRDGRSTDEIMVEYVLERFLYRLAQSPLGGRHFILKGGLLLARFGARRMTRDIDILGCGFLGEEAEIVRRITAIAAAEVDDGVTFDPATLKAVPIREEDEYHGLRLVMAATIARARLKLQLDVSFGDPVTPEPQVVDYPQHLAAESFQLFGYPLATVIAEKLTTAVSLGDLNTRDRDYADLYRLLTLNDLDGDELTAAVVATAEHRGIPLQRLSTSITDLGVRRQSSYTAWRRRQGPAAVGYPEEFDEVVQHVTAFADPVLSADGVEKLRWSASAGTWSQGPDPSPPPSAPRS from the coding sequence ATGCCGAATCCCACCCGTGACACCCAGTCGGGTCGTGTCTACAACGACCTGCGCAACCTGGCTCGGAGAGATGGCCGCTCGACCGACGAGATCATGGTCGAGTACGTACTCGAGCGGTTTCTCTACCGGTTGGCGCAGTCACCGCTCGGAGGCCGGCACTTCATCCTCAAGGGCGGCCTGTTGCTGGCCAGGTTCGGTGCTCGTCGGATGACGCGAGACATCGACATCCTCGGCTGTGGCTTCCTCGGCGAGGAAGCCGAGATCGTTCGCCGGATCACAGCGATCGCGGCGGCCGAGGTCGACGATGGCGTCACCTTCGACCCCGCGACTCTCAAAGCCGTACCGATCCGCGAGGAGGACGAGTACCACGGCCTGCGCCTGGTCATGGCGGCGACGATTGCCCGCGCTCGGCTCAAGCTCCAACTCGACGTCAGCTTCGGCGACCCGGTCACACCCGAACCGCAAGTCGTCGACTACCCCCAGCATCTCGCCGCGGAGAGCTTCCAGCTCTTCGGCTATCCGCTGGCCACCGTCATCGCCGAGAAGCTCACGACTGCGGTTTCCCTCGGGGACCTCAACACCCGCGACCGGGACTACGCGGACCTCTATCGTCTACTCACCCTCAACGACCTCGACGGGGACGAGCTTACGGCGGCCGTGGTCGCGACCGCCGAGCATCGCGGCATCCCCTTGCAACGGCTCAGCACCTCGATCACAGACCTCGGAGTCCGCCGCCAGTCCTCCTACACCGCGTGGCGCCGACGACAAGGACCTGCCGCAGTCGGCTATCCCGAGGAATTCGATGAGGTGGTCCAGCACGTGACAGCCTTCGCCGACCCGGTCCTCTCCGCCGATGGCGTGGAGAAGCTCCGCTGGAGCGCGAGTGCGGGCACATGGTCGCAGGGACCTGATCCCTCGCCGCCGCCGAGCGCCCCGCGTTCCTAG
- a CDS encoding ABC transporter ATP-binding protein — MGEIKWRSGGPAVAVTAESGDALTLDRVSRRYGKVAPALDEVSLNVPRGGFLAVMGRSGSGKSTLLQCAAGLERPTSGTVRLGGTDLAGLKETALSRLRRDRIGFVFQSLNLVPSLTVLENTVLPLMLAGAARLERGLAALASVGLADRAQDIPARLSGGQQQRVAIARALVTEPEVIFADEPTAALDPVTADEVLALLRSAVDQRGRTVVLVTHDPMAAQWADEAIFLDSGRIAGRLAHPQAGDVRQALRGLGRQR; from the coding sequence ATGGGAGAGATCAAGTGGCGGAGCGGCGGCCCCGCCGTGGCGGTCACGGCCGAGTCGGGGGACGCATTGACCCTCGACAGGGTCAGCCGGAGGTACGGGAAGGTCGCGCCCGCGCTGGACGAGGTGAGCCTGAATGTGCCGCGCGGCGGCTTTCTCGCGGTGATGGGCCGGTCGGGTTCGGGCAAGTCCACGCTGCTGCAGTGCGCCGCCGGTCTCGAACGGCCCACCAGCGGAACGGTGCGGCTCGGGGGGACCGATCTCGCGGGGCTCAAGGAGACCGCGCTCAGTCGGCTGCGGCGGGACCGGATCGGCTTCGTCTTCCAGTCCCTCAACCTGGTGCCGTCGTTGACGGTGCTGGAGAACACCGTGCTGCCGCTGATGCTGGCGGGAGCGGCGCGGCTGGAGCGGGGGCTGGCCGCGCTGGCGTCGGTGGGCCTGGCCGACCGCGCGCAGGACATCCCGGCCAGGCTGTCCGGTGGGCAGCAGCAGCGGGTGGCGATCGCGCGGGCCCTGGTCACCGAACCGGAGGTGATCTTCGCTGACGAGCCGACGGCCGCGCTCGACCCGGTGACCGCCGACGAGGTCCTGGCGCTGCTGCGATCGGCGGTGGACCAGCGGGGCCGAACGGTCGTCCTGGTCACCCACGACCCCATGGCCGCGCAGTGGGCCGATGAGGCGATCTTCCTCGACTCGGGCAGGATCGCGGGCCGTCTGGCGCATCCGCAGGCCGGCGACGTCCGACAAGCACTTCGCGGACTGGGACGGCAGCGATGA
- the upp gene encoding uracil phosphoribosyltransferase, which translates to MRIHVLDHPLVAHKLSTLRDERTDSPTFRRLADELVTLLAYEATRDVRTEPVEITTPVAVTTGVRLSYPRPLVVPILRAGLGMLDGMTRLLPTAEVGFLGMVRNEETLVPETYATRMPEDLSGRQVYVLDPMLATGGTLVAAIRLLIGRGADDVTAICLLSAPEGVAVLERELAGLPVTLVTAAVDDHLNEHGYIVPGLGDAGDRLYGTAGD; encoded by the coding sequence ATGCGCATTCACGTCCTGGACCACCCGCTGGTGGCGCACAAGCTCTCCACGCTGCGCGACGAGCGCACCGACTCGCCGACCTTCCGCCGTCTTGCGGACGAGCTGGTGACCCTGCTGGCGTACGAGGCGACCCGGGACGTCCGCACCGAGCCGGTGGAGATCACCACGCCGGTGGCGGTCACCACGGGTGTCCGGCTCAGCTACCCGCGTCCGCTGGTGGTGCCGATCCTGCGGGCCGGGCTCGGGATGCTGGACGGGATGACCCGGCTGCTGCCGACCGCCGAGGTGGGCTTCCTCGGGATGGTGCGCAACGAGGAGACCCTGGTCCCCGAGACCTACGCCACGCGGATGCCGGAGGACCTCTCGGGCCGTCAGGTCTACGTGCTGGACCCGATGCTGGCGACCGGCGGCACGCTGGTGGCGGCGATCCGGCTGCTGATCGGGCGTGGCGCGGACGACGTCACCGCGATCTGCCTGCTGTCCGCCCCGGAGGGGGTCGCAGTACTGGAGCGGGAGCTGGCCGGTCTGCCGGTCACCCTGGTCACGGCGGCGGTGGACGACCACCTGAACGAGCACGGCTACATCGTCCCCGGCCTGGGCGATGCCGGGGACCGGCTCTACGGGACGGCCGGGGACTGA
- the tadA gene encoding tRNA adenosine(34) deaminase TadA encodes MRTRTDTGTGTDPLRDKWAPAMRLALAEARHALPSGDVPVGALVFAPDGTVIGRGHNEREAVGDPTAHAEIQAIREAARAAADGWRLTGCTLVVTLEPCTMCAGAIVLSRLHRVVYGALDDKAGAAGSLWDVVRDRRLNHRPEVVAGVLAAECAADLHAFFDGQRLPGASPKAV; translated from the coding sequence ATGCGCACCCGTACCGACACCGGCACCGGCACCGATCCGCTCCGCGACAAGTGGGCCCCGGCCATGCGGCTGGCGCTGGCCGAGGCCCGGCACGCGCTGCCGAGCGGCGACGTGCCGGTCGGCGCGCTGGTGTTCGCCCCGGACGGCACGGTCATCGGCCGCGGCCACAACGAGCGCGAGGCCGTGGGCGACCCCACGGCCCACGCGGAGATCCAGGCCATCCGCGAGGCCGCCCGCGCGGCGGCGGACGGCTGGCGGCTGACCGGCTGCACCCTGGTGGTCACGCTGGAGCCCTGCACCATGTGCGCGGGCGCGATCGTCCTCTCCCGGCTGCACCGGGTGGTCTACGGCGCCCTGGACGACAAGGCCGGCGCGGCCGGCTCGCTCTGGGACGTCGTCCGCGACCGCCGGCTGAACCACCGCCCGGAGGTCGTCGCGGGCGTCCTGGCCGCCGAGTGCGCCGCCGACCTCCACGCCTTCTTCGACGGGCAGCGCCTTCCGGGGGCCTCCCCGAAAGCCGTTTAG
- a CDS encoding type IV toxin-antitoxin system AbiEi family antitoxin domain-containing protein: protein MSALEASRLEQRLAALPPTFTTGQARRSGLSPRDMATLAAAAEIDELSYGVYRRATAPETAHLDLLAVCTRAPRAVVCGESALALHELIDDIPAAVHIAVPRGTHRPVIAYPPVVVTQYSAETFALGIERFEAAQNEWIPLYSAARSVVDAMRHRKQIGESLALSALGRYLRTSGRPGVGELQRIARELGALSVIRPAVEAVLA from the coding sequence ATGAGTGCTCTGGAAGCCTCGCGGCTTGAGCAGCGCCTCGCCGCGCTCCCCCCCACCTTCACCACGGGACAGGCCCGTCGGTCGGGGCTCTCCCCGCGCGATATGGCGACCTTGGCCGCGGCTGCAGAGATCGACGAGCTGTCCTACGGCGTCTACCGCCGCGCGACGGCCCCAGAGACCGCGCACCTGGATCTCCTCGCCGTCTGCACGCGGGCACCGAGAGCCGTAGTGTGCGGCGAGTCCGCGCTGGCGCTCCACGAACTGATCGACGACATCCCTGCGGCTGTCCACATAGCGGTGCCTCGGGGTACCCACCGACCAGTGATCGCCTATCCACCCGTCGTGGTCACCCAGTACTCCGCCGAAACCTTCGCCCTGGGTATCGAGCGCTTCGAGGCAGCCCAGAACGAGTGGATCCCGCTATACAGCGCCGCTCGGAGCGTGGTTGATGCCATGCGCCACCGCAAGCAGATCGGCGAATCACTCGCCCTGTCCGCACTGGGTCGGTACCTGCGGACAAGCGGACGCCCCGGGGTGGGCGAACTACAGCGCATCGCCCGTGAACTCGGGGCACTGTCCGTCATTCGTCCCGCAGTTGAGGCGGTCCTTGCCTGA